The sequence TGCCGCCCGTGCTCAACGAGATCACCCACTTCAACCCGATCTTCTACCTGATCGACGGGGCACGCTATGGCCTGATCGGGGTCTCGGACAGCGCCCCCATGCTTGGCCTCATCGTGGGAACCCTCTCGACACTCGTCATTTCATCCATCGCCTGGGCCATGCTCGCCCGGGGCTATCGCCTCAAGGCGTGACCAAAAGGCGCGCGCTGTCGCGCGCACAGGTTATCTCGCCCCTTGTGGGGCTCGGCGCCCGGGGGAGGCGTGACGCGCCGGGGTCAACCGTTTATATGGGGTTGCCTGTCGGATGCCTCCGGCGGGAGTATTTTGGGAAAGATGAAGGCGGTCTTTTTCCCGTGCTTTTTATTGGAGAAATACCCCGGTAAGATTGGATCGGATTGCGTTCACTCGGAAGGGGGGATTGAGGCCCAAACGGAGCCATGCAATTCGAAAACAGCGCGTTAACCGCACAATTGACGGGCGCGTTCGCCATAGTCGCTGTAGGCTTTCCAGAAGCGTTCATTGCCGCCGCGGTCCGATTGGCGAATTTCCTGGGCCGAATGTGGGTCTCGGTAGAACGTCACAGCCCGGCGTTGCTGACTACCGGTCAGCGTTTGGTCCGCCGCCGCTTGAATACATCCGCACAATTGTCGGGACCGCGCCTTGCGATCCGAGGCCATGCAGGCCTTCGAGATCGGGCCAAAGGCCATGGGCGTACCGCGGGGCACCTGTCCGCCGCGAAAACGGTCGCCGCCGCCACAGCCCGCCAGAACAAGAACCAGTCCAATAATTAATGCCTGCCGCATGGGCCAAGCCCCCGTTTTGCCTCGTCTCGTGGCGGCCCGGTTGGCCCGGGGTTGATGCCGCCTGTCACTGCTTTGTCAATGTTTGCAGCAAGTCTGGTGATTTTTCAATTCACAAGATGTGCAGAGGCTGCGACAGTTGGGCGACGACAGCGGAGCATGCCCATGGAGTTCAGTTTTTCAAACCTGATTTTTATCGTTCTCGCGGTGATGTTGCTTCAGCCGCTTTTGTCGGGGCGGCTTTTTGCCATCCGCCGCGAACAGGCCATTCGCGCGATCGAGAAAAAACGCCGCAGCCGGGTGATCACCATGATCCACCGGCAGGAAAAGCGGAGCTTTTTCGGCATGAACGTGTCGCGCCAGATCGATCTTGAGGATGCGCAATCCATCATTTCGGCCATCAAGGCGACGCCGGATGATACGCCCATTGATCTGGTGTTGCACACCCCCGGCGGGCTGGTCATCGCCGCCATGCAGATCGCCCGTGCGGTCGAGGCGCATCCCGCCAAGGTCACGGTGTTCGTGCCGATTTATGCCATGTCAGGTGGTACACTGATTGCCTTGGCGGCTGATGAGATCGTCATGGGAGAATTCTCCATGCTGGGGCCGATTGACCCGCAGATCATGGGCATTTCGGCGGCCTCCATCATCGCCGCGCGCGATGCCAAGCCGGTGGAGCATGTCTCGGATGTTGCTCTGGTTCTGGCGGATGTGAGCGAAAAGGCCATCAGTCAGGTCAAGTCTGGCGCGGTCGAGATCATGACCCCGCGCATGGAGCGCGCCAAGGCCGAGACGCTGGCCGAGACGCTGGCTTCGGGGACCTGGACGCATGATTATGCCCTGACGCCTGTCGAGGCCACGGAACTGGGGGTGCCTGTCACCGTGGGCCTGCCAAAAGAGATCCTTGAATTGATGAAGCTTTATCCCGCCCCGGTGCAGCAATCGGCGGTGGAATTTCTGCCGTTTGATCCGCCGGGAAAACGGATGCACTGATCGCCGTATCGGCCGGTGTGCCCTCTGGCTGACCAGAAGGCTGAAATGTGTTATCCTCCTTCTTGGAGGGAAGTGAAATGGATTTTCAGATACGCAACTCGATTTCGATGGCCCGCCTTGGACATTTCTA comes from Roseovarius bejariae and encodes:
- a CDS encoding SDH family Clp fold serine proteinase, coding for MEFSFSNLIFIVLAVMLLQPLLSGRLFAIRREQAIRAIEKKRRSRVITMIHRQEKRSFFGMNVSRQIDLEDAQSIISAIKATPDDTPIDLVLHTPGGLVIAAMQIARAVEAHPAKVTVFVPIYAMSGGTLIALAADEIVMGEFSMLGPIDPQIMGISAASIIAARDAKPVEHVSDVALVLADVSEKAISQVKSGAVEIMTPRMERAKAETLAETLASGTWTHDYALTPVEATELGVPVTVGLPKEILELMKLYPAPVQQSAVEFLPFDPPGKRMH